From the Astyanax mexicanus isolate ESR-SI-001 chromosome 12, AstMex3_surface, whole genome shotgun sequence genome, the window TACAGGCAAGTGCATGAGTGCATCATCCAGAAGGTGTGATTACTATCCAATATTAGTGTTGcaataaagtttggacacaattcTTCTCATTTATGTGcatatgtttaatttgttttaatgattttttacattgtaaattttatattgaagactatatattgtgttcaactgcactaccccctttctccattacacacacaaactaaagactgtacttataCACTGtacattctatctatctatctatctatctatctatctatctatctatctatctatctatctatctatctatctatctatctatctatctatctatctatctatctatctacctacctacctacctacctacctacctaccttaaaCCTATACAGGAattcatgcagaattatttattaaaaaaactacaatatgttttatactttagattcttctaagcagcacatttatttttgaggacagatctgcagattcttggtgagattttaatctcagtgtcttcatgagggagggtcatctcttgaaagaaggagttcctggaggtgctgaacaatagttgctgcttttctttccttcacgctgtgaagctccagctcctcccaattaaatcacctcaaatcaccatctcagttcatcaggttgagatcaggggattaatgtgtaggaataacacttttttttactgtttactacgtaattccacatgagtaattttaatagttttcatgtgtttaatattaatctacaatgtagaaaataaattaaataaagacatacataaagaaaaacattgaataagaaggtgtgtccatttTTTTACTGCTACTGTACTTTTAAGCCAATTTATTTAAGAGAAATGTATAAACAatgttttggacagttttctcatccctggTCAAGACTGAATAATAGCTGCTTTACAGTGcagggggtgttttatgctctctGCTGGCAACaaaggacattacattacattacatttggcacactcttttgtccaaagcgacttacaatagtcaagtacaaaagtaatagaagttaaagttaaaaacgtctttagatagggcttaaaggaggtcaaagggaaataatggtatAGAGGAGtgcaggaggggaagaaggaaatgaggttagaagtagttagtgtgtaagaggtgttaagagagtaagtgctctttgaaaggACAACTGCACTGAGACTGTGCAGAAGTCTGCAGCACTGTTTATAACATTTACAGCCAAAATATCTGAAATCCTCTGATTTTATATATTAACCTAATATAAACTGTAATGCTTGTGTGTTAAAGATGTATATTTTCATCCTCAATATTCTATGTTTTAGAGATATATCTTTTTCTGATATAGATTAGTTAGATGTAAGTTGTGTGTCTATCAGTTTCAATAaggttttaataatatttatttttaaactctcTGATTGTAAACGAGTTCTATAACATTTACAGCTAAAATATCTGAAATCCTCTGATTATATGTATTGGcctaatataaaatgtaatgctCGTGTCTCAAAGATGTATCTTTTCATCCACAATGCTCTATCTATTGGAGATTTACCTATTCTGATacagattatttatattttagtttttgcgTTTATCAGTTTCACAAGGTTTTAAGTAGTTTTCAACTAGTTCATAATATTCCATGTACACACTCAAGGACGATAttagggacttttattttgacagaagaTTCGTTTAGGACATTTCGGCCAACACACTGATAAAATATAAGtgtgtctttatatatatatatatatatatgtgagttatatatatatatatatatatatatatatatatatatatatatatatatatatatatatatatataactcagtAGAGCTTAAGTATGATGTGTTGCTGCTtgtgtgttaaaatgtgtttaaaatgggcattatgtaaataaatggacAGTGTTTCTGGGGAGCCAATCCTGCAAAATCAAGATCAGCTGGTcatcaagaaaaaaatacatacactAGCTCTTTACCAACAtaggataatttttttttcctggatgGCCAGCTGGATTGAAAAAGGATGTTTTtgcacagagctagagctgctgacaagggagctgtgtcTGACCCTAAAATAGTCTTGATAGAATTGAGTCACATTTGCatacttcagctgtttttttctgctatTGAAATCTGATTCcatcatatattgtgtaattccCTGGGAAAAGGATAGTAATAGTAATCAAAACCTTAAATTAAAGCCTTAAtgtcttatattatatttactcatAACAGTTGATTAAGTCGCAAACCTATATTAGTCatgccaaaataaataaagaaataaagaaataaataataacaataataataataaaaataatgtgatatactgtgaaaccatcagaatcttttttttttttttttttttttttttttttttttgctcataccgcccagcattaatatatatgtgtagAACAGCCTGgttgtttagtagtccagtagctgcAGTGCAGTATGGCCCTTTAtcatcaatgactttattactgcagttcttctcctgtcagacctctaattcttctcttctctgctgaaactgagatttaGTCCAATCacgttaatctgagctaaaggctaaagctgttgccatgaaCTCACAAATTTCACAGAGAATTATCACAGAGCCGTTTATTCCAACATACAGAACAGCATCTCAAAAGTTGCACTGAGGTTCAAACAGAGACATGGTTTGAATGTTAACATCACACAGTTTTCCACAGACACAGTTCATTTAATCAGGATTAATTCATCCCTGTAGATCACAGCTTTCCCTTCAGGCCCAGAAACCAGTACAGAAAAAATCACCCAGTACAGAAAACCCTGGTCTCAGGCCGGCGGTTAGACAGACGAGAAGAGCAGACAGAGGAGATTCACGGTTTGTGCTGATTGACAAGATGCAAAAACCTCGAATTCTGAATTAAACCAAATAATCTCACATCAAAGCTTCAACGTTACTGTTGATAAAATCATATCAGCAGTCATTCAGTGCAGTTTCTGACTAATATTAATTATTAGCTTATTATGTTAGTGTATATTGTTGATACTGTATACTGATGGTCAGTGTAACATTATTTCTgacaattttaaaaataaatagaaaattaggtgtaaaactattatttatttatttgttatttgttactTATTTGTATACTTAAGAAGATACAAGTTTACATTAATTTTTTCAATTGTCTTTGTTCAGTTTTGTGTTTCCCTCCCAATCtgaatttcacaaaaaaaaaataactaattaattaattaatagttttttttgtccTCCATTATCtgctgatatacagtaccagtcaaaatttggacacctttaatttattttctacattgtggatCAATATTTAAGACATAAagacaattaagggacacatatcgaattacatagtaaatattaaaacattttttttacaaaacttgaaaaaaaaaaaaacgaaaacctATTTTTTATAACTACACAAAATAGTAACAAAAGAAATTatgtttaaattcatttttacacctaatattcttttttttatgaagaaaaagaaaattgaactgataaatgttacactgaccaaaTAAATGCTGATATAATTTCATCAAATTTTATCAATTTTACAAAAtgtaaagatgaaaaaaaaagaattccacTCTATTAGTCAGTCAAGAAATGATCAGGTTTTGGTAACAGCCATTTTTATACATAATCGATCCTTAATGTAAACATTACCCAGTAGACCCTTAAAACCGTTCTTTTACCCTTTAAAACCCAGTACATTCTATTAATACAACACAGTGAAACCATCAGTCTACAGTGGGCCTCTATGGAGCTTATTTAACTCTAGTAGTTAATAAGAGTCATTCCAACCAGGCTTAGTCTTTTTACATAAATTAcagcaacatgccaaaagtcatgggacagtaaaGACAGTATTTTACAAAGATTTTCATCATGATTTGTTTCTTCAGTTGATTGCTTGAGCATGCCCACTCCTGTATtgcagttgtgaggtgttatcatgttgTGAGGGAGACTGAACACTgtgtggccagtgtgctcatggcaaggccacatAAACTGTGAGAATTTTTGCAggtatttaatatacagctcttcCAATTccaaaagagaccacttcagtttctgaatcagtgtctctgatttgatatgtttgagtaaaatgaacatttttgttttaatctataaactacagaaaacatttctcccaaattccaaataaaaatattgtcatttagagcatttaattgcagaaaatgagacatggctgaaataacaaaaaagattcagggctttcagaccttaaataatgttttaagagttttaagggtttaaaaaaatcaatatttggtggaataaccctggtttttaatcacagttttaatgcatcttggcatcatgttctcctccaccagtcttacacactgcttttggataactttatgctactcacttctGGTGCAATAaattccaatttggtaaaattaaagaaactcatattttttaagtggtctctttcatttttccagagctgtatattatattctTCAATCCACAGTGTTACGTGTGTACCGGACATTTATACGGAATACGCCATTAAAGGCTAATATTATCACccataatgatcgtgaccggctgCATCTGGCTTGAACAGATACGCTGGagacacatatcccacaggtcaattCAATGTTCTTTAATTTCCACAggacttggcaaaagtcatgctATACAATACTAGTCCAAtatactgtcccatgacttttagcctgtcagtatatacagctctgtaaaaaaaataagagaccacttttaaataatgatttctatgattttaccaaattgaggaggatggatgaacacaagctaTCAGACcaagcaccaggagtaaagcagcatagagttatccaaaagcagtgtgtaagactggtagaggagaacatgatgccgagatgcatgaaaattgtgattaaaaaacagggttattccaccaaatattgatttggtggaaaactttatgaatatttatgaatatgaacttctgaagtctgaaagctctgcatcttttttgttatttcagccatttctcattttctgcaaataaatgctctaaatgacaatatttttacttggaatttgggagaaatgttgtctgtagtttatagaataaaacaacaatgttcattttactcaaacataaacctataaatagcaaaatcagaaaaactgattcagaaagtctctgaagtggtctcttaatttttccagagctgtatatctacagtatatttatagTTTTACCGCTTTTTGATCGTCTAATGCCAGTGATTAATACAAATGCAGTTTCTCCCAACCTTTAAGGCTTTTCTTAATTAAAATTTTCAAGTGATGTTAATTACAGtacaaaaaaatagcattttgtgcaAATCATATCATACCTTTAAAGCATTAAAGGTAAAATTTAATATTACATCACTGCTGCAACTATTCAATTAAATTGAACCACAAATGCTTTTAGATATCATAATGAATTATGATGATAATTCAATTAAAAGCCATATTAGTAAATatgaaatgaacaaaataaataaatataaataaatatacctctgtttttagcaggacaaataaataaatatatattcaacAATTCTGAATAAGCTTATTGACATTAATTATTGGGGCGGCTGCCTGTTTACTGGGATATTTTATGCCAATTTCTCGTGTTACGAAGAAGCTTAAGTGGCATGCTTTCATTTCCAGTGAGACCACAGCATGCATTAGCCCTAACCCATTAGCCCATTAGGAGAGTAGACTGCATATTAACAGCAAaccacatttatatatatatatatatgaaaatgaaCATCAGTTACAGCATATTAATACGTTAATCATCAACTGAACTAAATACGAATAGTTGACTGAATGAGGAGCAGTACATACAGTCatatcataacattatgaccgtCTCTTTGTTTCTTCACTGATCACATAAGACATTTACAGACCGTAGTCCTGTATCTAGGGGTAgtgtgtcctgattcttgttaggctggaggggtaggttaggagAAGTTTAAGGGCTACATGTCCTTTCAAACTTAGATTTTTTAGaggaacactccaaacagagggattattttagtattttccttgtttaaaaatacaataaccactatattaccatatgTAGTTTGTaatatgtaattacatatgtaATATGTAGTTTTAAATACGAGCATAAAAAAGCTAGTAGTTCGTTttaatagctagctagctttcctgttccaccttaaatagtgtaaCAGATGGCAGATGGCAgagcgtttaaggtggaatgggaaaaaaaaataaaaataaaagctaatataaGCTAGTTTTAGCTCCCTATCATGGAGGAGTTAAAGACTGGACTATAATAATTAATTGATGCACCACCTGCTtcctttctgaagaaatatgataaagccctaaagttaactaccatatttttgcgctataaggtgcacttaaaatcctttaattttccccaaaaaatcgacagtgcaccttgtTAGTTATCCAGGAATAAGGCTGGAGCaccatcattagcattagctgctaactacgctaagcgctagctttttttcgttcagaggtgagtatattggactgtagtttgctgctaaccctggcaagcactgctggtgcagcattagcataagctgttaatcatgctaagcgctagcacttttgccgttcagaggtgagtatatctgtagtctgcacgtttaccgtgttaaagcaagctacgtgggataaaccgctagctaatattagcctGGCTTACTGGACCACTccaggtttcctcagtgtagcactgtcaaactgcatttactagtgctaaatTCGGCTAGCGCTAgtgattagccgctaatgctaatgcgaaTGCTGCTGCACttagccttagtagaaatctggaatgtaaacttaatgtaaataaatggaagcgctttactcacccaaataaacagtattcaggagagaaatctgtgtagattaatatccagcactcatttgactttaaaagaaaatgttttttttgagaattaaagttttgtttattattattgtttagtttttgtattattattattattattattattattattattattattattattatttacttagcttagctttacttaacttagttaacccccaccaccacccaccgGCGataactgctgaattagaagcaaAAACACGGCAAAattcctgttccttactagtgtcccataATGCATCTTATTAtacggtgcgctttatgtatgaaaatagaccagtaaaggtttattgatagtgcgccttataacttGGTTAAGCGGCAGCAGCTTGGTATCACATTAGCCTGGCAGGGCCGCTTATGGACCACCATTCATAgtctggtaataaagcagtgttatatatatactgtttattggCAAATGTCAAAAGATTTCACCCCTTTCCCCTGTAACTCTGTAGAACAGAGCATATAAagaatgataataataaagtatgcagagaaacagataaaggactacagtctgtaattataatagaATTACAAAGGACTACAAAAAAGATGGCcataatattctgatatgactgtgtatatatataaatattctttTGACTAACAGTAAACCTTATCCTTAAATAAACAACTGAAATATGTCACTAATAATCTAGCATTGCAACTAGTCTGATACAACACAGACAGTGATCTATAAAGTGCAtgagaacaataaataaaacatataaaaaattgaacaaagggaATTTCCAGTGTAAATAAAtatccagatgtttttttttttcttttttttgcacacaaaaaaaagcACTCCAGAAACAGAAGTAACCCAGCCTGTGGACCGGCGTTTTGGTCATGCTACTATTGTTTTTGATATTGTCACTCTGTTGAGGCTGAACATCAGTATTGTCCAAGTTTGATAtactatattaactatattagGTATTTATGAGGATGTTCTGGATTAGGTAAGGAGAAATACAGACAGTGGACAGACAGATTAACCACATTGATCAGACATGCTTTATGAACATTTGCGAATGTTGTTAACATGCTAACGTTgctaattatgataataataataactataagcTTAAAAGGTTTGAGACCAGTTTGAATTACGcagaaataattatattaaaaccAATGTAGCTTAGGGCCATTAGCTTTCCTTCACTGCCAATACCATATTCACGGCTTTTGGGGGTAAGTTTACTTATGTTTTAGCCAAATGATTTACATTGACATGCCTGGCATGCCaatagtcatgggacagcagtatgcaaaCTGATTGCTAAGTTTTAGTTGAGAGAGCGGCTTAGGAAAATCTAACTTTTGACACCTGTACAAGTTTGTGTACAAGTGTGGGGGGTATTTAGCATTCCtctatccacagtgtcacatgtgggtttttttttttagctttcataggatgtgccaaaagtcatgggacccaagGCTATTTTGTGGCAAGCTGCAATTCCCCTCTAATAGAGGTTTCCCAATCTTAAACTAGAAATAGGAATAAGCAACGATGCCTTAAAATGACTTATTCAGTTAATTACACAAGATTGACTGGGTTATGGATGCCTTTGTTGAAAtctcatttttaaatgtaatactaGTTATAAGACATAATTTGAAAGTATTCATAAAGAAACGAGAACCCTGGTTTAAAGAGCAATATGTGCAacatatttcacaaaaaaaaaaaaaaaaccatcaaCAAATCATCTTCATAAAATCATCAAATCCACATTCAGTCTCTTCTACAGTGTTAAAGTTTTCGGATCAAAAGGTCATACCACTTATTTTTTTTGgaacatacagtatttacagataAAACATAACTTTTGAGATTTAAATCAATAATTAGCTTCTTGTCCATTTTCTTAAATGTATTCTTAGATACATTACGTTGTCTATTTCTTTGAATCGATTACTTCAGAATATGCACTGATATTCCGACTGTCTGTCTGGACTGGGTGTCTGGCTAGAGTAATCGTGTTAGCTTTTCtgttgttagcattagccacagtGTTCACTGTGGTATTGACCTGCTGGAGACTGCGAGTAATAGGCCGTTCCGTCCTTTCTTTCCCCCTCTGTCCTGAGAACTGTTCCTCTGTCCGGGGATGAAGCTTAACGTTTACCTCTCGCTGCTTTATTTCCCTGCCAATGCCGCCGTGAACCCTGTGGGTGGGTGGCTGCTGATGAGATTTTCCTTGCAGTGTGGAAGACTTCTGCAAGGTCTGTGGTGTGGACTGAATGCCTTCCATTAGGACGTGTTTGCTTTTCTTACTGAGGTGAACCGCTGAGGTTGCTGAGAGAACGTCAGACCTTTTAGGCCGAAAATTATGCACTATAATTTTCCGCTTACCGTCCTGAGCTTTAATTGCTAGATTGGCGTTGTCAGCAGAAGCAGATTCACTGATTTGTGCCTTTTTGAAGATTTTCTGTCCTTGGTTTGATCGGCGTTGTTTCATTATGACTTCTGCTACACGTGTCCGGATGCTCCCGTTGTTCTCCTGCGCTGGTGTCACGCTGCCCTTTCTTTTTTTGGACTTCTTGTTGCACACAGGTTTCATTGGGCAGCTGATGACAATATGTTTCTTCAGGCTGGCTTGGTAGGTAAATTCTTTGCCACAGTGAGGACAGGCATAAAGATCCAGCTCCTCCGACAAACCTTTCCTTCCCACGTGGTGTCTACTCCTCTGCACCCACATAGATTTCTTCTTACTGTGCATGTTTAGCTTCACTTTGTGTCCGATCTTTTGTGAGACGTTCTGTCGACTGTTGACTCCTCTGGCAGGTGACAAAACTCCATTTTGCGTTTTTGCGAATTGCTTAAGTGGTATAGGGTTCTTTTTAGGGGTGTAACGCTTCTTGTCGCTAGCGTTAGCACAAGCTAATATGTGCTTGTGCAGCTCAGGCATGTTGTCAAAGCTTTTGCCACACTTGGTGCAGCGAATCGCAGTACTGAAGGTCTGGGGGATGTTGTGTGTAGTGAAGTTCGTTGCCGTTGCAGTCGTCGTCGTGGCTGGTGTCCGGTTGTGGTACGGAAAGGGAGGTGGCTTAAAACTCGGATAATGCTGGTTAATGCCGAGTCGCACATCTGTACCTTTGGGTTTGACTCCTTCTGATGCCATGATCTTGATGGTGGTGTATAACTCCTCAGTAGTGTGGTCAGAGTCATTGCCGTTTTCCTCTTCTTTTACAGCTGGTTTTGGAGTCTGGTCACATTTGTAGGTCTTTTCAAGGTCTTGTTTTGTAGGGTACACTGGATACACTGATGTTTCAGTGTCCATCTTTATTGGACTGTTGTGGTTTTCTGGTCTTAACTTGCCATTTTCTACCTCAGTGTGTGAACACTCTTGACCAGGATGCACATCTCGCTGATGTTGCTCTAGGTTGCAAAGAAAGGCAAACTCCTTAGAGCATATCCTGCAGACGTAGATTTTGCCAATGCCGTGATAACTGGAACGGTGCTCTAATAAGCCAGTATCACTCTCAAACAACTGCACGCAAAACTCGCATTTGTATGGCCAGGTTTTTGAGTGCTCGCCAATGTGGCGACTTAGACCCTTCATTGACGGGAAGGTCTCATCGCAAGCATTGCACATGAAGTGCTTGCACAGTGGCAACAGGTTTGAAGCTTCCTCGCTGACGGAATCGTCCATTGTCGAGCCATCTGTAGTTTCGGTAGTAGGGTTTACAGAGCAGTTGGAAGGGTCTACAGGCTCCAATTGGCTCTCCTGGACATTTCCTGTAAAATTGGGTTTAGAAGGAGATGGTTCAACAGTAGTTGCTGGGTTCTCTAAAGATGAGCCTCCATTAGTGGATGAGTGCAAGCCAAGTGCCAGGTCTTGAGGAATTGGGTCAGGGTGAGTGCCAGGCTGTTGCAGTTCAGGAGCTAACTGCTCAGTCTGAGCAGTAGCCTGAGGTTGTGGTGAGTCAAGAATCTCTCCTGATTTAGCTTGATCTGGTGGGTTGCGGTCAGAAAGGGAGTGAACAGCATTGGCTTGAAGGATAGCAGGAGCATCAGTTGACTCCAGCGCAACCGTGTACTCAATAACGACCACGTTTGGAGGAAAACTCAAGGAGGTAATGTTTGACTGGTTCACTGACAGTGAGGGGGAAAATATCTGTGCCTCAGGTGACAAGACAGAATCTACAACCAAGGTTCTTTGCGCTAGATCACACACAGATGGATCTGTCAGAAACTGAGGACTTTGCAAACTCAGAGGTGCCGTTGTAGGTATGAGTGCATGGGTCACACTTCCAGGAGCAGAATTAAGCCAATCGGGGAGCGATACATTAAAAGCTGGCAAAGGATTGTCAGTAGGAACTTCTACGGTAGTTGTGGGCACTATAGGTATGAAAGACTGGGCACTAGAGCAGAGCGGGAAAAGTTCTTGATTAGGTATGGATATTACTGATGGTACAGTTGGCAGTATCTCAGTGGGCACTGCCGTTGATGAAGATGGAGCTGAGAGGATGTGGGATGGAGGGGTAGTCTGTAGGACAGCAGCATTTAACGGATGAAGAGATGCGTTGATTGTAGAAGGAGAGGGCAGAGCCAACTCAAACACAACCCTTTCAGGTCCAGGATTGGCTGAAATGGGCTCAGATACAGCCATTACTGCAAGATCTGCCACTACAGGAGCATGTAAGGTTGCAGCATCTCCTGCAGCACATCCTGGTGGGACATCCACAGCAGTTGCAGCATATTGGCTTAGCAAGACTTTCTCCAACATGCTTGAGTTGGGCTTAATCCTCCTGATCGTTGTCTGGGATGCTGAGCTTCCTGTTAGGTCAGCCTCTGTACTCTTTCTGCCCGTGCTGAGGTCCAGGACACATTCATCAGCTAAGACCTCGCTGTTTCTCTTGCCCACAGCATTGGAAAGGTCTAGTGGCTGCTGGTTACAGGACCTTCCACCGGTTCCTGATGTAGAGCAGTCCAATGGCAAAACTTGTGGGATTGCAGTAGTGCCAGTCGTGTCTATATTCAGATTTTCCATTTCATAATTTTTACACAAGCTTATCTCAGGAGATGTATTAGGACTGTTTGTCTTTTGGACTTTATTGGGAGGAGAACTCTGTTCCTGGATCAGTAGGGTGGATTTAATGCCAGATTCCCTGCTATGCTGTGGAGAACTTGTTGGAGACGATGTCCTCCTCTTAAATCTACTTGTTCCAGCCGATACAAGGGTCAGTGGTAAAGGAGGGCAGAGTTTTTGCCCGTCACCAATCAGAGCAAAAGACTTGCTGCTGTCCTGGTTCTGTAGAAGCTGTTTCAGCTTTGGAGACAAATAGATAGTCTTCTCTTTTTGTAAAACAATGGTCTCCAAAGGCTGTGGAAGAACCGTACCTATCACCGTCGGTCCGGAGGAAGACGTTGTCAAGATAGATTCCGATTCCAGTTCCGTTTTAATTTGTGGCAGCAAAGGAGGAGTAGATGTCCTCCTTCTGCCAGAAGGTTGACCACACAGGTCAGAGGTTGTACTGTAGTCGTTAGTATCTATTTTAAGAGCTTGCGTAATCTGAGCTGGACTGATGATCAAGGCATCCAGGCCAATCACTGCAGCAGCAGCGCCGGAGTTCGCCTCCATCATCTCACAGTTGGTGACAGCACTGGTTGAGATGATTTTCCCGTCGATGTAGAAACTAAGATTCTCTGAGATGTTGCTGGAGATGTCAA encodes:
- the prdm2a gene encoding PR domain zinc finger protein 2 encodes the protein MWDPNNAVKAEEQSVSSGKQQQQAIILQSPTENQKPSLSGETPPLGVSGQKQQKAESETEGRADEVMENSVEDQNIFQVQRTSCPPVETMSLQIRDIPNSNASCINTGETEESGMHQQDSGFSCQHCQKQFTTKQGLEQHLHASKSCNTQTFRCRYCRKSFNTQFGRRRHERRHDNSNRRMGTLIVSASSQVEGQAQVMVSSEEGEQRVVASQTITESLVPDFDGKGDSDESGERKAKASLACRYCKKAFGTHTNLRRHERRIHERHLLPRRLCRKVANCQDLPGQQPGEDEEAFTIGSKQREQEEEFMVDISSNISENLSFYIDGKIISTSAVTNCEMMEANSGAAAAVIGLDALIISPAQITQALKIDTNDYSTTSDLCGQPSGRRRTSTPPLLPQIKTELESESILTTSSSGPTVIGTVLPQPLETIVLQKEKTIYLSPKLKQLLQNQDSSKSFALIGDGQKLCPPLPLTLVSAGTSRFKRRTSSPTSSPQHSRESGIKSTLLIQEQSSPPNKVQKTNSPNTSPEISLCKNYEMENLNIDTTGTTAIPQVLPLDCSTSGTGGRSCNQQPLDLSNAVGKRNSEVLADECVLDLSTGRKSTEADLTGSSASQTTIRRIKPNSSMLEKVLLSQYAATAVDVPPGCAAGDAATLHAPVVADLAVMAVSEPISANPGPERVVFELALPSPSTINASLHPLNAAVLQTTPPSHILSAPSSSTAVPTEILPTVPSVISIPNQELFPLCSSAQSFIPIVPTTTVEVPTDNPLPAFNVSLPDWLNSAPGSVTHALIPTTAPLSLQSPQFLTDPSVCDLAQRTLVVDSVLSPEAQIFSPSLSVNQSNITSLSFPPNVVVIEYTVALESTDAPAILQANAVHSLSDRNPPDQAKSGEILDSPQPQATAQTEQLAPELQQPGTHPDPIPQDLALGLHSSTNGGSSLENPATTVEPSPSKPNFTGNVQESQLEPVDPSNCSVNPTTETTDGSTMDDSVSEEASNLLPLCKHFMCNACDETFPSMKGLSRHIGEHSKTWPYKCEFCVQLFESDTGLLEHRSSYHGIGKIYVCRICSKEFAFLCNLEQHQRDVHPGQECSHTEVENGKLRPENHNSPIKMDTETSVYPVYPTKQDLEKTYKCDQTPKPAVKEEENGNDSDHTTEELYTTIKIMASEGVKPKGTDVRLGINQHYPSFKPPPFPYHNRTPATTTTATATNFTTHNIPQTFSTAIRCTKCGKSFDNMPELHKHILACANASDKKRYTPKKNPIPLKQFAKTQNGVLSPARGVNSRQNVSQKIGHKVKLNMHSKKKSMWVQRSRHHVGRKGLSEELDLYACPHCGKEFTYQASLKKHIVISCPMKPVCNKKSKKRKGSVTPAQENNGSIRTRVAEVIMKQRRSNQGQKIFKKAQISESASADNANLAIKAQDGKRKIIVHNFRPKRSDVLSATSAVHLSKKSKHVLMEGIQSTPQTLQKSSTLQGKSHQQPPTHRVHGGIGREIKQREVNVKLHPRTEEQFSGQRGKERTERPITRSLQQVNTTVNTVANANNRKANTITLARHPVQTDSRNISAYSEVIDSKK